A single window of Rhipicephalus microplus isolate Deutch F79 chromosome 5, USDA_Rmic, whole genome shotgun sequence DNA harbors:
- the Sh3beta gene encoding SH3 domain binding glutamate rich protein Sh3beta: MVIKMYVSGISASKEVKKNQQRALMILESIKVPFESIDITEPGKEEDRDFMKEHCKKVDGVCTLPPHFFNEKEYCGDYEDFDQATEEDRLILFLKLDPAEYNLNGSSIVPEGVEPIAMPSDKGEGETESGMVNGASEEGAQESGTGDSGENMDVGDDSKEQKPGGGTEEGNAEKKDKVDEPAENVEEDEQGGAEEQKDEGITGGEEAESKSEQEETESAPNDEREEKADDDEMKADEEITEEHSGDKEDIADEEEKEE, from the exons ATGGTGATCAAAATGTACGTCTCCGGCATCTCTGCCAGCAAGGAG GTTAAAAAGAATCAGCAAAGAGCCCTAATGATCTTGGAGTCTATAAAAGTGCCATTCGAGAGTATCGATATCACTGAACCTGGCAAAGAAGAAGACAGAGATTTTATGAAGGAGCACTGCAAGAAGGTTGATGGTGTTTGCACACTCCCTCCACATTTCTTCAACGAAAAGGAATACTGCGGG GATTATGAAGACTTTGATCAAGCCACAGAAGAGGACAGGCTGATCCTTTTTTTGAAGCTTGACCCTGCAGAGTACAACCTGAACGGATCA AGTATCGTTCCTGAAGGGGTGGAGCCTATTGCGATGCCTAGTGACAAAGGTGAGGGAGAGACTGAATCCGGCATGGTAAATGGTGCTAGTGAAGAGGGCGCTCAGGAAAGCGGTACTGGGGATAGCGGTGAAAACATGGATGTTGGCGATGACAGCAAGGAACAGAAACCAGGAGGAGGTACAGAGGAAGGAAACGCCGAAAAAAAGGACAAAGTGGATGAACCCGCTGAAAATGTGGAAGAGGACGAACAGGGAGGTGCTGAGGAGCAGAAAGATGAAGGTATTACTGGAGGTGAGGAAGCTGAGAGCAAAAGTGAACAAGAAGAGACCGAAAGTGCTCCAAATGATGAACGTGAAGAGAAGGCCGATGATGATGAAATGAAAGCAGATGAAGAAATAACAGAAGAGCACAGTGGCGATAAAGAAGATATTGCAGATGAAGAGGAGAAAGAAGAGTGA
- the MED24 gene encoding mediator complex subunit 24: MDTSKTSSIKSLLLQAWRERWTDVRWGINIKNVLPRGVSGDVYDLADCILQEALVGPGPNNLFLSYLTHCLSAQVVSYGAVLSSIGRFQSFFKPPCILSLLQLLYSIQAKITCHGNEEECIALCKAIVGVTHWLYLCMCHSIGKIVELKQSAEHGLILEKAYESLSFFSESTFLKALLYIGKHEEPAVYAQLVQKQQELETKLSQSQGFSIPKDTLEGALNLVRLVDDMPKISASSCVSGRVPKQPLVCSLNANVAIEAVLNPASDIQSTVDHLLLMKKLLNLTSAELYCEIIRAGFMGLANSSSEDLKWAAFTFLKVPQLLLKIHSARKDDRQWEEELEAGLMQLLNYSPLLDLTDSKCHCDCLQYLLNELQKVELLTETQAKALVHRRQTNTQKQNLPRPDQQTSQALILRAEPTVTSILKTLDSDYSKNQDGLLGILCHIISGKSFELILSAAAATGKLSSFVKKLIKFNEYNKQVSGEATKNAQTRALLFDITFLMLCHIAQHYGIHSVTFNEETKDSFFAAWVPECLAEGGRYNCPDKMLAGCDPAKVDLVLEQFMSNSSDFKNSQAKWHEVCVNVPMAIKEILIAWEHGAISTDTVKMILDNVKSRMCCLPVCVSVWLCSYITVLHHEERLKPMNMLQQFMTPLTSENAASTEPGSERSGAQEQSLQQNPSYKERSTLMSNIIKKMMYDLHPPQHIQVLSHSLTVKTPLWKVMEDVFSAARKKGWIDLRAIQSLDTLMCVGGPQWFSDTLVRQALKHDHLEDLHRAIDLSFGLFHIDIEQCALALLTQVLPNYLLWETRQDFLTEPRGSALARLVVLSTFAALQARTNSPTLGMQRGGRKRPYWDMELEEAMDESKRMRPSKIRRGLNDSELLDDTPFALQCHSEENYRSLDPLSKAVADTMRLLMAIASDSVISQRSVFPLLLFEQIVLCAGEEAHRVLQFAPLGLVPQLVRSMPLLMSHQLILALSSLQTSRARKVTARATCQLQIARSLSSTHLT, from the coding sequence ATGGACACGAGCAAGACTAGCAGCATTAAATCGCTGCTTCTTCAGGCATGGAGAGAGAGGTGGACCGATGTGAGATGGGGCATCAACATCAAGAATGTTCTTCCGCGTGGCGTCAGCGGCGATGTGTACGACCTCGCAGACTGCATTCTGCAAGAAGCGTTGGTAGGTCCCGGGCCCAACAATCTCTTCTTGTCCTACCTCACGCACTGCTTGAGCGCCCAAGTGGTGTCCTACGGAGCGGTGCTGTCGAGCATTGGCCGATTTCAGTCGTTTTTTAAACCTCCGTGCATTTTGAGCCTGCTTCAGCTGCTGTACAGCATACAAGCCAAGATAACCTGCCACGGCAACGAAGAGGAATGCATCGCCTTGTGTAAGGCCATAGTGGGCGTCACTCACTGGCTGTACCTGTGCATGTGCCACTCGATCGGCAAGATCGTTGAGCTAAAGCAGAGCGCAGAGCACGGGCTCATCTTGGAAAAGGCCTACGAGTCGCTTTCCTTCTTCAGCGAGTCGACGTTTCTTAAGGCGCTCTTGTACATCGGCAAGCACGAAGAGCCCGCCGTGTACGCGCAGCTCGTGCAAAAGCAGCAGGAACTGGAAACCAAGTTGAGCCAATCGCAGGGCTTCAGCATACCCAAAGACACGCTGGAAGGAGCGTTGAACTTGGTCCGCCTCGTGGACGACATGCCCAAGATATCGGCGTCCTCCTGCGTCAGTGGCCGCGTGCCCAAGCAGCCTCTAGTGTGCAGCCTCAACGCCAACGTAGCGATAGAGGCGGTGCTGAATCCTGCCAGCGACATTCAGAGCACTGTCGACCATCTACTGCTCATGAAGAAGCTTCTGAACCTCACTTCGGCAGAGCTGTACTGTGAGATAATTAGAGCTGGCTTCATGGGGCTGGCCAACAGTAGCAGCGAAGACTTGAAGTGGGCTGCTTTCACATTTCTTAAGGTCCCGCAGCTGCTGTTGAAGATACACAGTGCTCGAAAGGATGATAGACAGTGGGAGGAGGAGCTGGAAGCTGGTCTGATGCAGCTGTTGAATTACTCTCCATTGCTTGATCTTACTGACTCAAAGTGTCACTGCGATTGCTTACAATATCTTTTGAATGAGCTTCAAAAAGTTGAGCTGTTGACTGAAACACAGGCAAAGGCACTTGTGCATCGTAGACAGACGAACACGCAAAAGCAGAACCTACCACGACCTGATCAGCAGACATCCCAAGCATTGATTCTTCGTGCCGAGCCCACGGTCACTAGTATCCTTAAAACACTGGATTCGGACTATTCAAAGAACCAAGATGGTCTGCTGGGCATTCTGTGTCACATTATATCGGGGAAGAGCTTTGAGCTTATCCTTTCTGCTGCTGCAGCTACTGGGAAGTTGAGCAGTTTTGTGAAAAAGCTGATAAAATTCAATGAATATAACAAACAGGTTAGCGGTGAAGCTACTAAGAATGCACAAACAAGGGCACTGTTATTTGACATAACTTTCTTGATGCTGTGTCACATTGCACAACATTATGGTATCCATTCAGTGACCTTTAATGAAGAGACAAAGGACTCTTTCTTTGCGGCATGGGTGCCAGAATGCCTTGCCGAAGGTGGAAGGTACAACTGTCCAGATAAAATGTTAGCTGGATGTGATCCTGCTAAAGTTGACTTGGTGTTGGAGCAGTTCATGAGCAACAGCTCAGACTTCAAGAACAGCCAGGCTAAGTGGCACGAAGTGTGTGTTAATGTGCCTATGGCAATCAAGGAGATATTGATAGCGTGGGAGCATGGTGCGATCTCAACTGACACTGTAAAAATGATTTTAGACAATGTTAAAAGCCGCATGTGCTGCCTTCCCGTGTGCGTATCTGTTTGGCTGTGCAGCTACATTACTGTCTTGCATCACGAAGAACGGTTGAAGCCGATGAACATGCTTCAGCAGTTTATGACACCGCTTACTAGCGAAAATGCTGCGAGCACGGAGCCAGGTAGTGAGCGCTCAGGTGCGCAGGAGCAGTCCCTCCAACAAAACCCCTCATATAAGGAGCGCTCAACACTTATGTCGAATATTATTAAGAAAATGATGTACGATTTGCACCCTCCCCAACACATTCAAGTGCTATCACATAGCCTGACAGTCAAGACTCCCTTGTGGAAAGTCATGGAGGATGTGTTTAGTGCGGCTCGTAAAAAGGGCTGGATTGATTTGCGAGCTATTCAGAGCTTGGACACTCTTATGTGCGTTGGCGGTCCCCAGTGGTTCAGTGACACTTTAGTGAGACAGGCACTGAAGCATGACCACCTTGAGGACCTGCATCGTGCCATTGACCTTTCTTTCGGCCTATTTCACATCGACATTGAGCAGTGTGCACTTGCTCTCCTCACTCAAGTGCTCCCAAACTACCTCCTCTGGGAAACACGACAAGACTTTCTCACCGAGCCGAGAGGCTCTGCCTTGGCAAGGCTTGTGGTTCTCAGCACGTTTGCTGCGCTGCAGGCCCGAACAAACTCACCGACCTTGGGCATGCAGAGAGGCGGCCGCAAACGCCCGTACTGGGACATGGAACTCGAAGAGGCCATGGATGAATCAAAGAGAATGCGTCCCAGCAAGATAAGGCGAGGCCTCAATGACTCGGAGCTTCTGGACGACACTCCGTTTGCACTCCAGTGCCACTCCGAAGAAAACTACCGCTCACTGGACCCTCTCAGCAAGGCAGTGGCCGACACGATGAGGCTGTTAATGGCTATTGCCTCGGACTCAGTTATCAGCCAGCGATCAGTGTTCCCACTCCTTCTGTTTGAACAGATTGTGCTCTGCGCAGGTGAAGAGGCACACCGTGTTCTCCAGTTTGCCCCATTGGGCCTCGTGCCGCAGCTGGTGCGGAGCATGCCCCTTTTAATGTCCCACCAACTGATTCTAGCCCTGAGCAGTTTGCAGACATCTAGGGCACGCAAGGTGACTGCCAGGGCCACCTGCCAGTTGCAGATAGCGCGGTCCCTGAGCAGCACTCACTTAACTTAA
- the LOC119174852 gene encoding uncharacterized protein LOC119174852 isoform X1 gives MQSPQLLRHRYMQQVMCRHFSTHSNSALYGCSTGFVSFVNADTVTLCFGVVHCLQLPAVCTVLTAIQTFPLDGLHPTAFGESHNEYPVIVAANISSKLGWNLNVEPLGNQERPKIHTSAGLTKFLPRKAARSDRFSYNDDPAWKMLLTHTNSFVDAIHKQLKPTGSTNEKISKSNIRMSDISLGLILSNNLANSSDISLPKKTTHASTAKLSGEKETPQSTAKGIKQNLPAGTNDHTHGQKRTMPQDELKRLELPASPLQSGVGKNVLAVREQLSKLRQHGRKVVFSEPIVTNKSAPPSPRATTTSLKRQRLLHRRQNRVVSTTTMAPSEPSRTNKTHKFRTTYASNHLTNNATEHDNSTGTTLKHGGFNNSKPRRLRRRKKRPKLNLFKPRQRKLTDIQKRSQIRKCLPVEVWQLTARCGPEQQTRQDHMTESSVIRPRVYGVDPIIGSEEQVQLTKQHAVKRARQVHMPLEEASSQESKEDYNYLPEYHYDEDYPQQHSYESPEDISNEDFEEVDRRERYHVSPNTSAENESQSKIDANASQAKSTATDVEADHKLMEETKYSNFSNIGKGTVDSASRNASSHTLNDTVEGFTLLIEDDRELASIILHRDSLNLTSVEKGPNREPEEIERSPTVSTPAAPPELAAMSGIQQVMRDADTIHGSAHGTSSNRRGDTGHSKFFSFAEVPAHGQHRFGYRKGNDQHFTGRLELANGPHVKSVVVWADRKGGHGKHIWDYNHED, from the exons ATGCAGTCACCACAGCTATTGCGACACAGATATATGCAGCAAGTTATGTGCAGACACTTCAGCACACACAGTAATTCAGCTCTCTATGGGTGTAGCACAGGTTTTGTGTCATTTGTAAATGCCGATACAGTAACATTGTGTTTTGGTGTGGTTCATTGTTTACAGCTGCCAGCAGTCTGCACAGTGCTAACAGCAATACAGACATTTCCTCTAGACGGCTTACACCCAACAGCTTTTGGAGAAAGCCACAATGAATATCCAGTCATTGTAGCAGCTAACATAAGCAGCAAACTGGGCTGGAATTTGAATGTGGAACCACTGGGAAATCAAGAAAGGCCCAAAATCCACACTTCTGCAGGCCTTACAAAATTTCTGCCTAGAAAGGCAGCTAGAAGCGACAGGTTTTCGTACAATGATGATCCAGCCTGGAAAATGttactcacacacacaaacagtttTGTCGACGCCATTCACAAGCAGCTGAAACCTACTGGCTCTACAAATGAAAAGATATCCAAGTCAAACATTCGCATGTCAGATATTTCACTTGGGCTCATTTTGAGCAATAACCTGGCAAATAGCTCTGACATTTCGTTGCCAAAAAAAACCACACATGCATCAACAGCAAAATTGTCAGGTGAAAAGGAGACACCTCAATCTACTGCAAAAGGCATCAAGCAAAATTTACCTGCAGGCACTAATGACCACACACATGGCCAGAAGCGCACAATGCCACAGGATGAGTTGAAGCGTTTAGAGCTACCTGCAAGTCCCCTACAATCAGGTGTTGGTAAGAATGTATTGGCCGTACGAGAACAACTGAGCAAGTTGAGGCAACATGGTCGCAAAGTTGTATTCTCAGAGCCAATCGTCACAAATAAAAGTGCGCCACCTTCACCAAGGGCTACCACCACATCACTTAAGAGACAAAGACTGCTTCACAGAAGACAGAACAGAGTCGTATCAACCACAACAATGGCCCCTTCTGAGCCTTCACGGACAAACAAAACCCACAAATTCAGAACCACTTATGCCTCAAATCATCTAACGAACAATGCAACAGAGCATGACAACAGCACTGGCACTACGTTGAAACATGGAGGCTTCAACAACTCAAAGCCCAGAAGACTACGGCGTAGAAAAAAACGGCCAAAGCTAAACCTTTTCAAACCAAGACAGCGCAAGCTTACAGACATACAGAAGCGGTCCCAAATACGCAAATGCCTCCCTGTCGAAGTATGGCAGCTTACAGCACGCTGCGGACCAGAGCAGCAGACGCGACAAGACCACATGACCGAATCGTCTGTGATTCGACCACGAGTTTATGGTGTGGATCCCATCATAGGCAGTGAAGAACAGGTACAGCTAACAAAACAGCATGCCGTCAAACGTGCTCGTCAAGTGCACATGCCATTGGAAGAAGCATCAAGTCAGGAGTCGAAGGAGGATTACAACTATTTACCAGAATACCACTATGATGAGGACTACCCTCAGCAACACTCATACGAGTCCCCAGAAGACATCAGCAATGAGGATTTTGAAGAGGTGGACCGCCGAGAGAGGTATCATGTGAGTCCTAATACatccgcagaaaacgaaagccAGTCGAAAATAGACGCTAATGCATCCCAAGCAAAATCTACTGCTACTGATGTGGAAGCTGATCACAAACTGATGGAGGAAACTAAATATTCTAACTTCAGTAACATAGGCAAGGGCACCGTGGATTCGGCAAGCCGAAACGCAAGCTCCCATACGTTGAACGACACAGTGGAAGGCTTTACACTTCTAATTGAAGACGACAGAGAGCTCGCCTCCATCATACTACACCGAGACTCATTGAATTTGACCAGTGTCGAGAAAGGACCAAACCGTGAGCCTGAGGAAATAGAGCGGTCGCCTACTGTCTCAACGCCAGCGGCTCCACCGGAGCTTGCCGCCATGTCAGGCATTCAGCAGGTGATGCGCGATGCAGACACCATTCACGGAAGTGCACATGGTACCTCAAGCAACCGAAGAGGAGACACAGGGCACTCCAAGTTTTTCAG TTTTGCAGAGGTTCCTGCACATGGACAGCATCGATTTGGCTACAGGAAAGGCAACGACCAACATTTCACTGGAAGGCTGGAGCTGGCCAACGGCCCACATGTCAAATCTGTGGTTGTGTGGGCAGACAGAAAAGGAGGCCATGGGAAACACATTTGGGACTACAACCATGAGGACTGA
- the LOC119174852 gene encoding uncharacterized protein LOC119174852 isoform X2, which translates to MLLPAVCTVLTAIQTFPLDGLHPTAFGESHNEYPVIVAANISSKLGWNLNVEPLGNQERPKIHTSAGLTKFLPRKAARSDRFSYNDDPAWKMLLTHTNSFVDAIHKQLKPTGSTNEKISKSNIRMSDISLGLILSNNLANSSDISLPKKTTHASTAKLSGEKETPQSTAKGIKQNLPAGTNDHTHGQKRTMPQDELKRLELPASPLQSGVGKNVLAVREQLSKLRQHGRKVVFSEPIVTNKSAPPSPRATTTSLKRQRLLHRRQNRVVSTTTMAPSEPSRTNKTHKFRTTYASNHLTNNATEHDNSTGTTLKHGGFNNSKPRRLRRRKKRPKLNLFKPRQRKLTDIQKRSQIRKCLPVEVWQLTARCGPEQQTRQDHMTESSVIRPRVYGVDPIIGSEEQVQLTKQHAVKRARQVHMPLEEASSQESKEDYNYLPEYHYDEDYPQQHSYESPEDISNEDFEEVDRRERYHVSPNTSAENESQSKIDANASQAKSTATDVEADHKLMEETKYSNFSNIGKGTVDSASRNASSHTLNDTVEGFTLLIEDDRELASIILHRDSLNLTSVEKGPNREPEEIERSPTVSTPAAPPELAAMSGIQQVMRDADTIHGSAHGTSSNRRGDTGHSKFFSFAEVPAHGQHRFGYRKGNDQHFTGRLELANGPHVKSVVVWADRKGGHGKHIWDYNHED; encoded by the exons ATGCTG CTGCCAGCAGTCTGCACAGTGCTAACAGCAATACAGACATTTCCTCTAGACGGCTTACACCCAACAGCTTTTGGAGAAAGCCACAATGAATATCCAGTCATTGTAGCAGCTAACATAAGCAGCAAACTGGGCTGGAATTTGAATGTGGAACCACTGGGAAATCAAGAAAGGCCCAAAATCCACACTTCTGCAGGCCTTACAAAATTTCTGCCTAGAAAGGCAGCTAGAAGCGACAGGTTTTCGTACAATGATGATCCAGCCTGGAAAATGttactcacacacacaaacagtttTGTCGACGCCATTCACAAGCAGCTGAAACCTACTGGCTCTACAAATGAAAAGATATCCAAGTCAAACATTCGCATGTCAGATATTTCACTTGGGCTCATTTTGAGCAATAACCTGGCAAATAGCTCTGACATTTCGTTGCCAAAAAAAACCACACATGCATCAACAGCAAAATTGTCAGGTGAAAAGGAGACACCTCAATCTACTGCAAAAGGCATCAAGCAAAATTTACCTGCAGGCACTAATGACCACACACATGGCCAGAAGCGCACAATGCCACAGGATGAGTTGAAGCGTTTAGAGCTACCTGCAAGTCCCCTACAATCAGGTGTTGGTAAGAATGTATTGGCCGTACGAGAACAACTGAGCAAGTTGAGGCAACATGGTCGCAAAGTTGTATTCTCAGAGCCAATCGTCACAAATAAAAGTGCGCCACCTTCACCAAGGGCTACCACCACATCACTTAAGAGACAAAGACTGCTTCACAGAAGACAGAACAGAGTCGTATCAACCACAACAATGGCCCCTTCTGAGCCTTCACGGACAAACAAAACCCACAAATTCAGAACCACTTATGCCTCAAATCATCTAACGAACAATGCAACAGAGCATGACAACAGCACTGGCACTACGTTGAAACATGGAGGCTTCAACAACTCAAAGCCCAGAAGACTACGGCGTAGAAAAAAACGGCCAAAGCTAAACCTTTTCAAACCAAGACAGCGCAAGCTTACAGACATACAGAAGCGGTCCCAAATACGCAAATGCCTCCCTGTCGAAGTATGGCAGCTTACAGCACGCTGCGGACCAGAGCAGCAGACGCGACAAGACCACATGACCGAATCGTCTGTGATTCGACCACGAGTTTATGGTGTGGATCCCATCATAGGCAGTGAAGAACAGGTACAGCTAACAAAACAGCATGCCGTCAAACGTGCTCGTCAAGTGCACATGCCATTGGAAGAAGCATCAAGTCAGGAGTCGAAGGAGGATTACAACTATTTACCAGAATACCACTATGATGAGGACTACCCTCAGCAACACTCATACGAGTCCCCAGAAGACATCAGCAATGAGGATTTTGAAGAGGTGGACCGCCGAGAGAGGTATCATGTGAGTCCTAATACatccgcagaaaacgaaagccAGTCGAAAATAGACGCTAATGCATCCCAAGCAAAATCTACTGCTACTGATGTGGAAGCTGATCACAAACTGATGGAGGAAACTAAATATTCTAACTTCAGTAACATAGGCAAGGGCACCGTGGATTCGGCAAGCCGAAACGCAAGCTCCCATACGTTGAACGACACAGTGGAAGGCTTTACACTTCTAATTGAAGACGACAGAGAGCTCGCCTCCATCATACTACACCGAGACTCATTGAATTTGACCAGTGTCGAGAAAGGACCAAACCGTGAGCCTGAGGAAATAGAGCGGTCGCCTACTGTCTCAACGCCAGCGGCTCCACCGGAGCTTGCCGCCATGTCAGGCATTCAGCAGGTGATGCGCGATGCAGACACCATTCACGGAAGTGCACATGGTACCTCAAGCAACCGAAGAGGAGACACAGGGCACTCCAAGTTTTTCAG TTTTGCAGAGGTTCCTGCACATGGACAGCATCGATTTGGCTACAGGAAAGGCAACGACCAACATTTCACTGGAAGGCTGGAGCTGGCCAACGGCCCACATGTCAAATCTGTGGTTGTGTGGGCAGACAGAAAAGGAGGCCATGGGAAACACATTTGGGACTACAACCATGAGGACTGA
- the LOC119174851 gene encoding protein argonaute-2 → MQAASSNLRKGLGRGRGRGGAANQANKQPQPAQNRPQPLGETTGVPCTPPQPKYATPDTPPPTPPDGAMQHKTSLKPSSLASMARCSGDGSPESVALGLAGLSLEHCTVNSQFPRRPDYGKNGRTIPVVANHFEVSLPTGNIFHYDVDISVRKQCGMQSVLSKDCKRRVFILLVEQHAKHLTGNLPVFDGQKNMYTKNSLGFQKQSFTVIMEDNSKRDEFVVQIQFAAQLDLSLMRQLYNSRSKTPEVPKAVVQALEIILRYGPSTRLSVVGRSLYRPPRDNASLGGGLELWHGFQTSLKPGQWKPFVNVNTMVTAFFEPGPLVALMGKILGDWRGDLNMDQVTRLDNVQIMKLNKKLKKLKVQATHLPYPRKYVIEKVTAGSANDLTFGTPPQSVAAYFKSMYRELRYPNLPCIEVGSKRNYIPVEVCQVIAGQHCRRKLDENQTSAVVRKAAVPPHERFRNIQEDVRGCIAANKQYLDHFGIRMSDKPLQLTARVLPAHDVVYGDDKLAHPTDGAWELQGKQFFQPVNMTVWTIVNTCNPRFCPEAAIQNFVSMLMQHGKQLGMNIAPPAKLTNCRPSDDPKRVLCEQKRQFKDIQIVFFVLAGSGRNSPLYCPLKNVAETDLGMVTQCVTDQSIVKKCNRATIVNILQKVNAKLGGINNAIPKEVKTIIFNRPVIVMGADVTHPAPTEMNKPSIAAVVASMDRFAFRYIATFRIQKQNTVAKARIEIIKDMKNIAKSLLLSFYQVNGVKPEKIIFYRDGVSEGQFSHVQQFELAALRDACRELELGYEPGITFLTVQKRHHTRFMPRNRSDGCGKCGNVPPGTVIDTEVTHPVDFDFFLCSHFGIQGTSRPAHYYVLWDDNNFKADTLQQLTYGLCHTYARCSRSVSIPTPVYYAHHATKRAKCYVDARTDGSDSGSSSGGSMLPTSVLDEAVKISTLMEKKMFFI, encoded by the coding sequence AATATGCTACACCAGATACACCACCGCCCACACCACCTGATGGAGCAATGCAGCATAAGACAAGCCTTAAACCTTCAAGTCTTGCATCCATGGCCAGATGCAGTGGGGATGGATCACCAGAGAGTGTTGCCCTAGGACTAGCTGGTTTGAGTCTTGAACATTGTACTGTCAATTCGCAGTTCCCCCGTCGTCCTGATTATGGGAAGAATGGAAGGACCATCCCGGTAGTGGCAAATCACTTTGAAGTGTCTCTGCCTACCGGAAACATTTTCCACTACGACGTTGACATAAGTGTTCGTAAACAGTGTGGTATGCAGTCCGTTTTGTCAAAGGATTGCAAGCGTCGTGTATTTATCCTTCTCGTGGAGCAACACGCAAAGCATTTAACTGGTAATTTGCCTGTGTTTGATGGGCagaaaaacatgtacacaaaaaatTCACTTGGTTTTCAGAAGCAGTCATTCACTGTCATTATGGAAGATAACTCAAAGCGAGATGAGTTTGTGGTACAGATCCAGTTTGCTGCACAACTAGACCTCAGTCTTATGAGGCAGCTGTACAACAGTAGATCAAAGACACCAGAAGTGCCAAAGGCTGTCGTACAGGCTTTAGAAATTATCCTCCGTTACGGTCCATCCACACGTCTTTCAGTTGTTGGAAGATCACTCTACAGGCCACCTCGAGACAATGCCTCTCTCGGTGGTGGTCTTGAGCTGTGGCATGGCTTCCAGACTAGCCTCAAGCCTGGCCAATGGAAACCGTTTGTGAATGTGAACACAATGGTTACAGCCTTTTTTGAGCCTGGCCCACTGGTGGCCCTTATGGGTAAGATTCTGGGTGATTGGAGAGGTGACCTAAATATGGACCAAGTTACAAGACTGGATAATGTCCAGATTATGAAGTTGAACAAGAAGCTGAAAAAGTTAAAGGTGCAAGCGACCCACTTGCCTTATCCCCGCAAATACGTCATTGAAAAGGTGACTGCTGGCTCGGCAAATGATCTCACTTTTGGCACTCCTCCCCAGAGTGTAGCTGCCTACTTCAAGAGTATGTACCGGGAGCTGCGCTACCCAAACCTTCCGTGCATTGAGGTTGGTTCCAAGAGAAACTACATTCCCGTGGAAGTTTGCCAGGTCATCGCTGGTCAACACTGCAGACGCAAGCTGGATGAGAACCAAACCAGTGCTGTCGTCAGAAAAGCAGCTGTGCCTCCACACGAGAGGTTTCGAAACATTCAAGAGGATGTCAGAGGCTGCATTGCTGCAAACAAGCAGTACTTGGACCACTTTGGCATTCGCATGAGCGACAAGCCCTTGCAACTGACGGCCAGGGTGCTGCCTGCACATGATGTAGTCTACGGAGACGATAAACTGGCTCATCCCACCGATGGTGCATGGGAGCTCCAAGGCAAGCAGTTCTTTCAACCGGTAAACATGACTGTGTGGACTATCGTGAACACTTGCAACCCACGCTTCTGTCCCGAGGCTGCAATACAAAACTTTGTGTCCATGCTGATGCAGCATGGCAAGCAGCTAGGCATGAATATCGCACCACCAGCAAAGCTGACTAACTGCAGGCCCAGTGACGATCCCAAACGGGTGCTTTGCGAGCAGAAGAGGCAATTCAAAGATATTCAGATCGTTTTCTTTGTGCTTGCTGGAAGTGGCAGAAACTCTCCACTTTACTGTCCTCTGAAAAATGTTGCTGAAACTGATCTTGGCATGGTAACTCAATGCGTGACAGACCAAAGCATCGTGAAAAAATGCAATCGTGCAACCATTGTCAACATCCTTCAGAAGGTGAATGCAAAACTTGGAGGAATCAACAACGCCATTCCAAAAGAAGTGAAGACCATTATTTTCAACCGACCAGTTATTGTAATGGGGGCCGACGTAACCCACCCAGCACCCACAGAAATGAACAAACCTTCCATCGCAGCTGTTGTTGCCAGTATGGATCGTTTCGCATTTCGCTACATCGCCACTTTTCGCATACAGAAGCAGAACACAGTGGCAAAGGCACGCATTGAAATCATTAAAGATATGAAGAATATTGCAAAGAGCCTTCTGCTCAGCTTCTACCAAGTTAACGGTGTCAAGCCAGAGAAAATTATCTTCTATAGAGATGGCGTGAGCGAGGGACAGTTCAGCCATGTGCAACAGTTTGAACTTGCCGCCCTGCGAGACGCGTGCAGGGAGCTGGAGCTTGGCTATGAGCCTGGCATCACTTTTCTCACTGTGCAGAAAAGGCACCATACTCGCTTCATGCCACGGAACAGGAGTGATGGTTGTGGCAAGTGTGGCAATGTGCCTCCAGGCACTGTCATCGACACTGAAGTCACCCACCCTGTCGACTTCGACTTTTTTTTGTGTTCGCACTTCGGTATCCAGGGCACCAGCCGCCCTGCCCACTACTACGTGCTGTGGGATGACAACAATTTCAAAGCGGATACGCTTCAGCAGCTCACATACGGGCTCTGTCACACATACGCCCGTTGCTCCCGGTCTGTATCCATTCCCACACCAGTCTACTATGCCCACCATGCAACAAAGCGGGCCAAGTGCTATGTGGATGCTCGCACTGATGGCTCAGATTCTGGCAGCAGCTCTGGTGGTTCCATGCTACCAACATCAGTCCTTGATGAAGCTGTCAAGATATCGACGTTGATGGAGAAGAAAATGTTTTTCATATGA